CTGCTGTTCCTGACATATAGAAAATGCTGTCTGTAATCTTTAACCAGATCAAATTCAGTTGCCTCCATCTTCAGTTTTGTAAGAGCGGTCATCTGCCTTTCCAAATGTTCTCATCGTGTAGACACATATCAGCAGCACATTGTTTCATTCCACCGTTACCTGCAAAGACTTGACACAGCCCGGTGAAATAGAAGAGTCCGCCCTTAGACATGGTGAAGAGCTGACCCAGGAACACCAAGAAGGAGATGGAAGAGAAGACCACTGACAGAACCATGAGGACCTGCACTGACTGGAGCCACTCTGAGAAAACATCACCATATCTTCAGAGAAAAACCATCATAGCTCTCAAATTTGACCTTTTCTGAGAACTGTTCATGTAAAGCGACGTTCATGGAGGCCTGAAATAATGAAACTGCCGTTTACCGGATTCTTTGGAGGATGCACAAAGCCAGGTTCCCGTGGAGTTGTCGAACCTACAGTTGTACCACAGATCTGAGTTCTCCAGGCCGTCCCACACCCACCAGGActtaaacagagagagagcagacatgacacacactgctgcataTGTCGCACTtatgacataataataataataagtggaCAAACATCATGCCCGAAATGTGATTTATTACCTTCTCCATGGTTGCAATGAACAGCATGGCCAGGGTGATGAGATGCAGCAGGGTCACAAACATTAGCAGGTAAGCCATGTTCAAATGTgctgcttaaaaacaaacaaaaacaggttaAATATGGGTTCAGACTACATCCAGCATCCACCACTGAAATAGTGTGTGACTggttttacacatttacaactTCCAGGGGGGGAAATAACTGTTGGGGCACTTTCCTGTTATGCCTTGAAACACTTAATGGAAAATTTGAGTCATGCTGAACAAAGTATACTCTGTGTTGCATAAGACCCCTACTTCCAAAACAGAGCGCAGCGAGTTAATTTTAAAACTTCTCTGTGACTGTGCTTGTGCGTCGCCAGCGTTAAAgcaaacctgcagagaaactgGGCGGGCCCCATCGATGCCAAAAATATTTACCCTATTAAACTCCTCTGAATGGTCGTGTTTGAAGCTGTAATTCATCTTGCATTTGGATTTCATTAGTGCTGCTTCCACTTGTAAACTTACAGAGGAAATTAAAGTCTGACGGAAAAGCCTCTGATTCTCAATCTTACGCCGCACACACCCAGAAATAAGGCACAACAAACAAGTTAGTCTCCCAAAACGGAGTCACACtgtgaaaaagagaagataTAGAGAGGCAAATAAATAACAGCTTGAAATAGTCCATGAAGATCTCTATCTGTAGGAGAGGTCCATTTGGGTGGGCATGTGGAGTCCCAGTCAAATTATGTCCGAGGAgttcatccatcacatccaaATGAGTCAATCATTCAgtgaaaattatttaaaaacagaactgGGTGGTTCTGAAAGAATAACTTGAGTGTAAAGAATATATCTATCAATTAAGATACACACATCACAAATATATGAtaacattgtgttgtgttgttgctcgGTTGGTAAAATAGATCTTAATCATTTCAAGATGAGTGGTAAGAAAAAACACGATGTTCTGATGGCAGGATTTTTTGCCCATTTATTTTCTAGAGGATCTTATAAGGATATGTGATCCAAGAGCCACTACCTTTGTTGATACATATACAGTTTCCTCttgtcactttttgttttgttcttgcGTCTTCTAatgtatatagaaatatatctttttataaTGAGCTCTTTTATGTTATCCAATTTGACTTTTCTCTCTTATCTTACTTATATTCCCCATATGACATTGCTCTCATTGCATTGCTGAGCTGACCTGTGCTTCTCACCCAGCACTTTTCATTGTGCTGTTGACCATGTGTTAATCTGCATAGGACAGATAAAACTTAAATGTTATCTACTCGTACCACGATTTATCAAGACTAATATAGAAATTCGATAAAAAGTCAAGGAAATGTCTACTCACCACAGGTATTGTCTGTTCCTCTGAATCAAACCTCTTATGGGCTGTTTCACTACTCTACAACATGTGTGTCTCACTGTGGTCCTCTCCCGTCTGGCCGTGCCACACCCCCTCtatttttttt
The sequence above is drawn from the Hippoglossus hippoglossus isolate fHipHip1 chromosome 7, fHipHip1.pri, whole genome shotgun sequence genome and encodes:
- the emp3b gene encoding epithelial membrane protein 3b, with the protein product MAYLLMFVTLLHLITLAMLFIATMEKSWWVWDGLENSDLWYNCRFDNSTGTWLCASSKESEWLQSVQVLMVLSVVFSSISFLVFLGQLFTMSKGGLFYFTGLCQVFAGLTAFSAALIYTLHNKEILSSSKELTSGHFGYCFILAWVCIPLLLGSGVIYIHLRKKE